Part of the Flavobacteriales bacterium genome is shown below.
GTGATCGGTTTGTATTTGCTGTATTTCTCAAATGCCAGCGGATCACTGAACTGACGTTGCTCGTTATCGTAGAAGGTCACACCTCCACCCCAGTGGCCAAACCAAAGATTTCCATTGGCATCCAGACAGGAAGCTGTAATCCAGTCTTCCGCAAGCCCGTCTTTCCTGGTATAGTTTTTAAACGTGTATCCATCATACCTGGAAAGGCCTCCAACGGTTCCGATCCAGAGGTTTCCATCATGGTCCTGTTCAATGCTTTGTATCTGTGACTGAACCAGTCCGTCTTCTACCGTAAATGTCTTGAAGTTCGTGGATTGTGCACGAAGACCCAGGCTTGTGGCAAAAATCCAGGAGAAAATAATAACTATGCCTTTGTTGTTCATCATAGGTCGTATCACGGATTTTTTTGTTTTTCCTTGTTTACCGCTTCCGACAACTCTTCACGCCATCTTCTGGTTACCCTGGCCTTTGCCTGACGGCTTTCCAGCTCTTTCTTCACATTCGTCTGATTGATCTTGTCGACGGACTCTTTGTCTTCTGCCACCTTGCGCTGATCAACCACATTCTCCTTCACCTCTTCCCGGATCACTCTTTCTTTAGGATCTTCCTGGTTTCCTGCAGCGGCAGCCCGTTGGAATTTCAAATCTGACGCCTTGTTCAACTCCTCTGTTTCCTTTTTGATCTGCGCCTCCTCATCAGATATCGGAGGTGTTTCGGATTCTATGTGTATCGGTTTCGTCTCTTTTGTGATTTCCTCCTTGGACTCGGTTTTAATCAAGGGCGGATTTTCCTCTTTAGGCTTTAAGACATAGGATACGGAGTTCTCATATGGCACCGGCATACCGAAGTTCTCCTTGGACCTGATATAATTTACCTTGACTACTGCAGGCCTTCTGAGGCGGGCAATGTAACCGTCCTTTTCCGGAAACACATCCAGGGTTGTTTTGTAAATCAGGATGTACTTTTTCATAGATGCAGGAACCGTGGTATTCAACTCAATGGTCATCCCGACATAGCCTGCCTTTGTCAGTTCGATCGAATAAACCCCATCGTATGGGATATGAAAGTTGAAAGAACCGTCACTTCCTGATGTGGCCTTCTCCACGGACTTTCCGGAGCGCATCAGATTGGCAGATACGCCGGCGAGAGGTTGATCATCAACCACCATAACAGCCGTAAACTCCAGGTATGATTCCGCCGGGAACGCAGACGTACCCAGGCCTGTGATTAGAACCAACAGGAGAGCTACCTTCCTCAATAATTGAATGTTGTGAATGAATCCCATCTGATAAAGGCGTATATACGCTCGCAACCTAAAATGGTTGCCAGCGTACCGGTGTTCAGGATCATTTTATGGTTCCCAACGTTGGGTCTTATCGTTTTGCCAGCGCACAAGGTCTTCTTCAGTATCAACATCCTGAAGTTCATGCAGAAGCCTGTAACGTCGTCCGTGACCCGAAACAGCCTTTATGGTTTGCTCCAACAAGCCGGAACTGCTCCAGGGCATCCCCTCAAATATCCAGGGATGGTACGCGGTACTTCCTAACAAATAATATCCTCCATCCATGGACGGACCTATGACCACATCATGATGGTCAAGCATGTCAAATGCTTCTTCTATAACATGAGCAGTGATGTACGGGCAATCACTTCCGATGATCACGGCTTTTGACGCCCCATCCCGGAAGGCATCCCGGAAAGCCGCATCCATCCTTTCCCCGAGGTCTCCTTCCGGTTGCCGGCATGGTTCAAACCGTGAGGTATTCCACTTTTTTAATCCGTCCCATTCACCTGAATACCACAGCATCTTCCTGATATCCTTTCCACACCCTTCAGCCGCATTTAATGTGATCCGGAGTAACCGTTCATATACGCTCAGTGCTTCCGCATCCCCAATACTTGCTGCCAGTCGCGTTTTGACGGTACCAGCCACCGGGCTCTTCACAAATACCATGAGCGTAGACCGTGATTCACTTTCAGATTCCATCCCGGGACTTTTTGAGTTCCATTTCGAAATATCTGTATTATGATTGTACTTTGTATCATTGTCATACCTATTAACTTTATTTTCAGCTCATACAGATATGAAAGGATCCGTTTTCATACTTTGCTCTGTACTCCTCTGGGGCTGTACAACCGATCAGCCTGAGAGCAGTGATGAACCGGTGAGCAACAATACTGGTAACACTGAAACAGAAATCACCAGTCCACCGGAAAAAAAGGCATTGATTCCTCAGGCGTTGTTCAAATGGGAAATGGATAGCCTGATCGGTAACCAGCGTATTTTTGTACAAACCTTCGTCAAGCAACGAAGTATGAAGGATCTGGTTGAGATCTATACAGATGATGACTGGCCGGACGAGGAAACCATCATGGCGGTTTACCAGCTCAGTTACCGGCCTAACGGGAGTACCCAGTTCTTTGCCGAGCGGCTCTATGGCATGGGAGACAGGGACGTGCAATTAACGCATTACTTTGACGAGTCAAACCACACGGTTGCTTTTGAAAAATACGTGAAGTATTATCAAAACGGATGTTCTGAAGGACTGGCGCAGGAAACGGCTATCACATATTTTGACGGGCAATTCCATGAAGTTAGCTCTGAATATCTGCTCACGGATGAGAATGAGAATCCGTTACATGGCGCTGATTGCATCCGAAGAGGGCTTCAGGATCACGTAATTTTCAAAACCTACGAGGACCTTGCCAATGACAAGGGAACGAAAGTACTTTATAAGGGAAAGCCATCCTGACCGGGAAACAAAAATGAATGCGCTTATTGTGGTGTAAACCCACTTCGAATCTTTACCTTTAGTCGTGGTCTATTGCGTATGATACTTGATTTTTGAAATCATTTTAATGCACCAAAAGGTTAAACAGGTTTATCTTATATTCTGCTTACTGGCCGTTGTAATAAGCACGCGGGCACAAGTACTTACGGATAAGCGGATAGAAGTTCCCGAAAGTGACAACTTCAGTATCGTATCCTGTCATCCCATGGGAGAGCGGGGTATGGTGGTCCTGGGCTATTCGCTTAAAGACAAATCATCCCCGAACCACTATACGGTTGTTTTTTATGACACCGATCTGAATGTAATTTCCAAACGGGAAGTAGTGATCCCAAAGAAACAATATCTGAGTTTCAACTACCTCCAGGACGATGCGTTGTACCTGTTCTTCACCAATCAGAAAAAGGGTACCATGACGATAGAAAAAGTATCCCCTGATCCCTCCTCTATTTTCGTGACTTCCGTTCTTATCGCGCCAAAAACATGGATGGGCGAATGTTTTGTTTTGGGAAACTATGCATACATCACGAGTCAGCTTAGGAACAATGATTTTATCACCCGCGTTGATCTGATCCACGGCCAAAAGGAATTGTTAAAGTTCGGTAACGGTCCGAACAGCGGCGTGAGCATTCAAAACATTGAACTTTCTCCCGACAAAGGATCACTGCAGATTCAATATCAGGATTGCTCCAGCAGGAAGCCATGCACCGTGTTTTTACGGCTGTATGATAAGCAGGGAAATCAAACCCGGGAATTTAAGATTGAACCAGATGCAGACAAAGCGATCGCATCCATATCGGCTACAGCCATGGAAGATGGTTCCTACATCGTAAGTGGTACCTTTTCAACCGGATCCGTCTATACCGGTTTATATGGACGAACGGACGGATTTTTCTTCGCCAGATACAGAAACGGAAAACAGGAATTCACAAAATATTATCGCTACACAGACCTTAAGAACTTCTTCAGCTTTATGTCGGAAAAGAAACAAGAGAAGCTGGAAAAGAAACTGGAGCGAAAAGAAAAAAAAGGCAAAGAACTGGATCTTAGTATTCGAATGGCATTGCACCCCATCTTATTGGTAAATGGCAACTATACCCTTGTAGGTGAAGCTTATTTTGCCACCTATAAAACGGAGACCTATACCACCTACACCAATGGTCAGCCGGTCACACAAATGCGCAATGTATTTGACGGATATCAGTATTCTCATGCAACAGCAGTTACGTTTGACGGGAACGGCGAGTTATTGTATGATCAGATTCTGGAAATGTGGCTCTTTTACAAACCATTCACCATCAAACGATTTGTAAAGGTTTATGCAAAAGATGATCATATTGCCCTGGTGTTTGTAAACGGTCCCGATATTAAATCGGTCACATTCAAAGGCAATGAAATTGAACAGGAACGCGAGGTTGGAAAGATCGATTCCGGTAATGAAGGAGATAAAATCAGGATATCAGATTCGGAAATGGATCATTGGTACGACCGGCACTTTGTGATCTACGGCTATCAGACCATCCAGAACAAAGACGATCCCAACATCTTCAACAAACGATCCGTATATTTTATTCAGAAGGTAACTTACGGCATTTAGCCTATCCTACCGGAACCGGTAACCGAAGTATGAACTTGTCTGCTCCCTTAGAATTAGAACTGGAAGTAAATAAACGGTTGCAGATCTGAGCTTAGTGACTGGTATATCAGGAATACCACCACAACCACGATCAATCCCTGCACGACATACGAACCATTGGCGATCACATTTTTGTATCGATCCTTGAGCGATTCAGGCAGCCAGTGAATAATCATTCCGGCCAGCATCATCAAAAAGACCTCGGGGTATCCGGCAAGTACCTTGGGAATAATTTCCAGATCAAAGTTATTTCCGATCTGGTGAAGAATGGCCTGACTTTTCTCAGGGGTCTCTCCCCTGAACCATATTCTCGTGAACGTGATAAAATTAAAGGTGAGGAAAATGCGCCATGCCCTCACCGCCAGTAGCTTGCTTCCATCCCAGGGGCTGATCTTTTTCCAGAGTTTGTACACCACAAGGCCCAAGCCGTTGAGTCCACCCCAGATAACAAACTGCCAGCTTGAACCGTGCCATAACCCTCCGAGTACCATCGTCACCAACAAGTTGATGTTGTGACTTATTCCCTTCTGTATGCGGGGAAAGACCATGGCCAGGATGACCATAATCACCGCTGCAAAGATCAGGGCCACACCAACCTTCAATGACCCGGATAACAAAACGATCATCAGGCAAATCACAACCACCATGATGTATGTGAACCACGAACCCTCCCTGTTACCACCCATGGGTATGTACAGGTAATCCTTCAGCCAGCTGGAAAGAGACATGTGCCAACGTTTCCAGAAGCCCGCCACACTGGTTGCCTTATAAGGAGAGTTGAAGTTGGTTGGCAGGGTGAAACCCATCAGAAGCGCTACTCCAATGGCCACATCCGTGTATCCTGAAAAGTCGCAGTATACCTGGAGAGAATATCCATACAACGACATGAGACTCTCAAAACCGCTGTACATGGTGGGGTTTTCAAACACCCGGTCGATAAAATTAACGGCAATATAATCGCCGATCACCAGCTTTTTTGTGAGGCCTTTCAGGATCATGTACAACGCCATCCCAAATTCCGGACGACTCAATTTATAGTCCTGGTACAGCTGTGGTATGAATTCCGACGCACGCACAATCGGACCTGCGACAAGCTGTGGAAAGAATGACACATAAAAGCCAAAATCGAAAATATTCTTCACTGGTTCGGTGTCACCCCGATACACATCAATGGCATAACTGATCGTCTGGAAGGTAAAAAAGGAGATACCGACGGGAAGCAGGATCTTACCTACCTCAAAATGACTTCCGGTAAATATGTTCGCCCACATGGCGAAATAGTTGACCACCTCGAAATGGGTTCCTAGTATCTCGTTTACATTCTCTACCACAAACTGCGCATATTTAAAATAGGAAAGCACAAGCAGATTGATGGTCACGCTAAGCGCTACCAACCACTTTTTCACAATGTCCTTTGAAGCGCCATAAATCGCCTTACCTATGAAGTAATCTGTTGCTGTGGAGAATAACAGAATAAACAAAAACAACCCACTGGTCTTGTAATAGAAAAACAAGCTGACCGCAAAAAGGTATGCGTTGCGAAGACCCTTCTTCTTATATACCAGGCAATAGATGGCAAGGACAACGGTAAAGAAGCCCCAAAAGAAGAACCGTGTGAAAATGAGCGGTTCATTCTCATTATACGTCAACAGGTTCTGCAACCAATCAATCATGGGTTGACAAGTGTTCGTCGTAAGCCTTCATTACCGCTTCGTACATCAGGTCTCCAACCAGTAAGTAACCTTCACGAGAGAAATGGACCTTATCCTTTCTGGCCAGGCCGTTTTTTTCCCATTCGGTGATCACATCAAGACCTCCCATCACAGAGAAAAGATCCCAGACCGCACCATGGTGTTTTCGCGCCAGCCGGTCCATGGCATCTTTCACCAACAATCCATTCCTGTTTACATTACGGCGGCGGCGATAGCTGTCATTATTGGTGGTAAATAAAATGGCGCAGTGAGGTGCGGCCATCCGGATCATGGCAACCAGAGAATCATAATTGGTCTCATAGGTTGATGGTACAAAATCACTCTCGTACGCATCGTTGATGCCGATGGAAAGTATGACAAGGTCGGGCTTAAGTACGGCCAATTGGTCGGTAAACAGTTTACATCGTAAATAGGATGGAACGCTGGCACCGTTCACGCCAATGGCGTGGTAGTAGTAACCGGGATCGTCGGTCTCCATAACAACACCAAACAGCGTTAGCGGGCGATTCAGTGAGTCAGTCCGGACCACTTTCATATCCAGTGTATCGTGAAAGGAAGAGAAAGTAAAACACCAGGCACCGCTTGCAGGATCATGGGTCATCTCATATTGCAAAGAAGTATCGGCAGGAACCAAGCGGTAGCTCGCGGAATCGGCATTGCTAAACACCTTGATCCTATTGAAATCATATGCAGGATAACGGGTATCTCCCACCTTGTCTTTGGGGATAATGGTGAAGGTTGCCTGAGTGTCCGATGTGGTCGCTTGAATTCCTGATACCCCAAGAAGACATTCTTTAGAGCGTTGTACATTCCTGCAGGTAGACCAGTTGCCGCGGTATTTGGATTTATAATTCCATGGGTTATTGGTGCGCGCTATGGAATACGGAAATACCAATCCCCTGCCGGCATTACATCCGGGCGCGGATTCCTGGAGCCTCTCCCGGAGCCGGCCAGACCATATATCGGCCTGGATATGGGAACCGCCGATATGAACGATATTCACCTGACCCGAACCGTAAAAGTAAATGGAATCCATTTTTCGGAAAAGATTGTCAAACGGCCGGTTCCCGAAAGTCTCAATGGTGTTGGTTCCATATTGAATAAATGAATAACGATCCTCCGGAAAAGGATTGATCTGAGCGTTTGCTACGACGGTGCCCAGCAATGCTATGTATAAAAGGACGGTCTTCATGGATGCTCTTTGTTTTTATATGCTTCATAGTCGGCAATGAATGCACTATAAAACAGTTCTGCCACCTTACGGGCGCCTTTGGGTGAGAAATGGGTGTAATCTTTTGCTGCCAGCGGCGGGTCTGCTTCCACCCAAAGAGGCATGGAGTTTTTTCCACCCATTACTTCAAAGAGATCCCAGTACGCAGCGCCTGCCTCAAATGCCGCATTCTTGAGAATGTCACGTACCATTTCCAGATGAGGATAGGTTACGAATTTATCTTTCTGTTTAATAGACATATCGGACGGGCCTATGACAATTACCGCTGCTCCGGGTCTGAGTTTATGAATACGTTCGATCTGATTTTTGAAAGAACGTCCGTAGCCCTCTGCTCCCTCCCGGGTTTCCACATAAGGCATCACATTACCTCCGAACTGCAGGATGAATAATTCAGGTTCGAGATCGTCATAAAGCGCTTTCAGCAATGGGCCGTTCATTTTGGTAAATACTGTTCCCGCGCTTCCCCTGAGGGGTATGTTATCAACCGCCAGTCCGGTTTTGCTGTCCAGGCTCAATCCGTAAATGTCCGGACTGTCACATCCTTTGAAATCCAGGGTGAATGATTCCGGAGTCTTATCGAAGTCCCATTGTATCTCCTGCAAAGTGGTTGACGGACGCAGGGTATCGGTACGGATCACCACCTCATTGATCTTGAGCTGCACGATAACAGGCGTTCGGTTGTGGCTGTAGTACATTCTACATTCGCTGTACTCCTTGCAATTGGCATAGGCCGAACGCGACCGGTCGATAGCGATCCATCCTTCGAATACCTCGGCCGGGATTGGCATTGTATCGTGCAACACCGGTGTGAAACGTGAAAAGCTGGCCATCATACCAAACCGATTATGGAATACCGTGGTATCACGCAAACCAAACATCGTGTAACGGTTCCAGTTCTCCGAAGCACGCTGTTCCACTGCGATACTGGGAATGGGTTGCATGGCCGGTATCAACCCCGGGCCGCTTCCTCCGAACTTTCGTTGCAGATGGTAGCGAATGTACCCGGATATGCGATCTCCCTCAATTTGTGAATCACCATAATGCATGATCCTGATTCGCTTTCCGGAGGATTTCAATTTTTCCAGCTTCCTGAAAAATTCGTAGAGGATGGCATGATCTCCTCCCTTGTATTGGAATTTCATTACAACCCTCCGAAGCGAATCCCTGACCGCTGCCTGACGGCTCAGTTTTTTCTTGATGGCAACGCTGTCAACCATTTGATCGGATACCGTATCCAGGGTCATATTCATGATCATGGACAGATCTTTCTCCTCTTCCTGATCATCGGGCAGAAACTCTGAGATATCGGGAAAATACAAGGTATATCCTCCGGGTATGGCAATCCCGTCTTTCGGAAACAGAGCAATGACGCCGGTTAACATGGCCATTACACCAAGCATGAACAACAGGGTATGGATGGGTTTCACCTGCATCTGACGCTGCTCAAGGATTGTAAACCTTAATGACCTGACCGGGCTGGATGTTGCTATCGATGTTATTCCAGCGCATCAGATCCTGTTCTGTCACTCCCGGATATTTCCGTGCAATTCCCCAGAGTGAATCGCCTTTTTTCACAGTGTAAGTAGTGTATGAACCGGAAGGTGGTTTACTTACCGGTGTTTCTTTCGGCTTTGCCTCCTCCTTTTCCCTGGCTGGTGGTGTTTTTCCGATACGCGCCTGTTTATCGGAGAACGACAGATCATCCACTACTTTGTAATAATCTTCTTTGTCTTTGGGGACATAAATGACCATATCCTCTCCCACCTGAATAACGTCGTTTGAGATATCATTCCACGATTTGAGCGACGACACACGAACATCAAACCAGGAGGCAATAAATCCCAGGTTATCCCCGGACTTCACCCTGTAGTAAACTTCAGCTGTCTCATCCGGAATACTGGTCTCAGGCCTGACCTCATCCTTTGGTTTGCGCAATTTGTTTGCAAACATGCTGTCAGGATGTGTTGTTAGCGAGTCCCGATATGTCAGGATAGAATCCCTGGCCGCATCAAAGCGTACTTTGTACGGATGTGGTATATAGATGGGATAGCCCGATGGCACCCACCCTTTTACACATGCACGGTTCATCGACTGCAACCGTTCCACCGGAACATTCAGAAAGTGCGCCGGTTGTTGAAGTGATACGGCTTCTGCCACGCTGACCGTATCTTTCCGATCCGGAATATCCATCTTCAATTCGGATACCCGGTAGGCTTTCTGGTGCGTGGCAATGCACCGCAAGGCCAGGTAAGCATACCACCGCGCCTGTAACTCGGGAGAGAAGGAAACGGGAAATGAAAACTGATCATTTGGTTGTCTGTTTAGTCGGCGACGTACTTCGGAAGGACTACTCATCCATGCTGCCAGTGCCTGCTCCTGTCCCGGAAATAATTCAAGAAGATATTTCAGATATCTTACGGCCGCACGGGTAGCCAATTCCGGATCGCGACGTTCATCTATGTGGTCATCAATCCTCAGCCCGAAACGCCGAGCAACAGGGAAACTCAATTGCCACATCCCAACCAGCCCCTCCGATGAAACCTTGTCGGCATTGAATGCTGAAAGTGCTCCTGCAAGCCACGCCCATTCTACCGGCAGTCCGGCTCGTTCCAATTCTTCTCCGATCATTGGAACATACTCCGACCCCAAACTAACCAGCATCTCGGTGGCATCGTGGTTGTCGGTTACAAAAGAAGATATGAATGCTGATGCCATCGCTTGCGCTGCGGCATTGACTTCCATCTCATCTAAACGCTGGATGTTCTTTTCGTGATCAGTTTCAAGATTTCTGGGAGCCTTATAGGGATGCAGAATCCGTGATCGTTGAATCTCCCAGACTTCATTTAATGACTGTAAATCAGGAGCAACATAACGGTCAAACAATTTGAGACTATCTGCAACCTGAGCTGATGAATTCAGAACGAAACCTGCAACCACACAAAATATCAGAAAGCTTTGACGCATATGACCCAAAGATGCAACAATGCTTTCTTTTAAAGGAACACCCCGTTTCGGTTTTTTTAACAGTCTACTGTTATCTATCGTTTAAAGCGTTGGCCAATTAAGAAAACGAACCGGTGGTATGCATGGTGCGCCTTGGTTACATATTTAGCTTCCCTTTCTGGATAGTAAGGCAAACCCGACGGTCGGTGGTTAGGCGAAGGTTG
Proteins encoded:
- a CDS encoding TIGR04282 family arsenosugar biosynthesis glycosyltransferase, which gives rise to MESESESRSTLMVFVKSPVAGTVKTRLAASIGDAEALSVYERLLRITLNAAEGCGKDIRKMLWYSGEWDGLKKWNTSRFEPCRQPEGDLGERMDAAFRDAFRDGASKAVIIGSDCPYITAHVIEEAFDMLDHHDVVIGPSMDGGYYLLGSTAYHPWIFEGMPWSSSGLLEQTIKAVSGHGRRYRLLHELQDVDTEEDLVRWQNDKTQRWEP
- a CDS encoding MBOAT family protein; amino-acid sequence: MIDWLQNLLTYNENEPLIFTRFFFWGFFTVVLAIYCLVYKKKGLRNAYLFAVSLFFYYKTSGLFLFILLFSTATDYFIGKAIYGASKDIVKKWLVALSVTINLLVLSYFKYAQFVVENVNEILGTHFEVVNYFAMWANIFTGSHFEVGKILLPVGISFFTFQTISYAIDVYRGDTEPVKNIFDFGFYVSFFPQLVAGPIVRASEFIPQLYQDYKLSRPEFGMALYMILKGLTKKLVIGDYIAVNFIDRVFENPTMYSGFESLMSLYGYSLQVYCDFSGYTDVAIGVALLMGFTLPTNFNSPYKATSVAGFWKRWHMSLSSWLKDYLYIPMGGNREGSWFTYIMVVVICLMIVLLSGSLKVGVALIFAAVIMVILAMVFPRIQKGISHNINLLVTMVLGGLWHGSSWQFVIWGGLNGLGLVVYKLWKKISPWDGSKLLAVRAWRIFLTFNFITFTRIWFRGETPEKSQAILHQIGNNFDLEIIPKVLAGYPEVFLMMLAGMIIHWLPESLKDRYKNVIANGSYVVQGLIVVVVVFLIYQSLSSDLQPFIYFQF
- a CDS encoding LysM peptidoglycan-binding domain-containing protein, encoding MRQSFLIFCVVAGFVLNSSAQVADSLKLFDRYVAPDLQSLNEVWEIQRSRILHPYKAPRNLETDHEKNIQRLDEMEVNAAAQAMASAFISSFVTDNHDATEMLVSLGSEYVPMIGEELERAGLPVEWAWLAGALSAFNADKVSSEGLVGMWQLSFPVARRFGLRIDDHIDERRDPELATRAAVRYLKYLLELFPGQEQALAAWMSSPSEVRRRLNRQPNDQFSFPVSFSPELQARWYAYLALRCIATHQKAYRVSELKMDIPDRKDTVSVAEAVSLQQPAHFLNVPVERLQSMNRACVKGWVPSGYPIYIPHPYKVRFDAARDSILTYRDSLTTHPDSMFANKLRKPKDEVRPETSIPDETAEVYYRVKSGDNLGFIASWFDVRVSSLKSWNDISNDVIQVGEDMVIYVPKDKEDYYKVVDDLSFSDKQARIGKTPPAREKEEAKPKETPVSKPPSGSYTTYTVKKGDSLWGIARKYPGVTEQDLMRWNNIDSNIQPGQVIKVYNP